One window from the genome of Rhodococcus sp. ABRD24 encodes:
- a CDS encoding aldehyde dehydrogenase family protein, which translates to MSTARAGHILERARWAAASYATYDRESVEAIVTAVAEAGYRDAEKYAQWAVTETGMGVVADKVRKNQACSRGLVEHYRGQDFVSPRVDDGRKIAELPRPAGVVLGLTPTTNPVATVYFKIILSLMTRNAVVIAPHPRAKECCVDAARMLAEAATAAGAPDGIVQVLEEPSIPLVEALMADERTDVIVATGGTGVVRAAYSSGNPALGVGPGNVPVLVDATADVRAAARRIVESKAFDNSVLCTNESVLIVEESVADQLEKELTRAGAHILDTESADLLRAYMFPEGHLNTDVVGKDATWIAAEAGIQVNPKVRVLVAPFPLVIAEEVFTHEKLSPVIGMTRVADARRGINAARAVVRIAGAGHSGAIHSSDSATIMEFGARVPVLRVSVNVGNSTGSSGLDTNLAPSMTIGTGFVGRSSIGENLEPKHLLDWTKVAFNSDPAVPMGSFAGAEPWAVPAGPVPSYPVPSNDPGAVASPSPRAPSRPATRSTGRGGPGPDQLRAELRRIVVEELSQLIKG; encoded by the coding sequence ATGAGTACGGCACGTGCCGGACACATTCTCGAACGGGCCCGCTGGGCCGCCGCGTCCTATGCCACCTACGACCGGGAGAGTGTCGAAGCGATCGTCACCGCGGTCGCCGAGGCGGGCTACCGGGACGCCGAGAAATACGCCCAGTGGGCGGTCACCGAGACCGGGATGGGCGTGGTCGCGGACAAGGTCCGCAAGAACCAGGCCTGCTCGCGTGGGCTGGTGGAGCACTACCGCGGACAGGACTTCGTCTCGCCGCGGGTCGACGACGGCCGCAAGATTGCCGAGCTTCCCCGTCCTGCAGGGGTGGTGCTGGGCCTGACGCCCACCACCAATCCCGTTGCCACCGTGTACTTCAAGATCATCCTGAGTCTGATGACGCGCAACGCCGTGGTGATTGCACCGCATCCGCGGGCGAAGGAGTGCTGCGTCGACGCGGCCCGGATGCTCGCCGAGGCGGCGACTGCCGCCGGTGCGCCGGACGGAATCGTGCAGGTGCTCGAGGAGCCGTCGATCCCGTTGGTCGAGGCACTCATGGCGGATGAACGAACCGACGTGATCGTAGCGACGGGCGGCACCGGCGTGGTGCGCGCGGCGTACTCTTCCGGAAATCCCGCACTCGGAGTCGGGCCGGGTAACGTGCCGGTCCTGGTCGATGCCACCGCAGATGTCCGGGCCGCGGCCCGGCGGATCGTCGAGAGCAAGGCATTCGACAACTCGGTGTTGTGCACCAACGAATCCGTGCTGATCGTCGAGGAGTCGGTGGCCGACCAGCTCGAGAAGGAATTGACGCGGGCCGGAGCCCACATTCTCGACACCGAGTCTGCAGATCTGCTGCGCGCGTACATGTTCCCCGAAGGTCACCTCAACACCGATGTGGTGGGCAAGGACGCTACCTGGATCGCGGCGGAGGCCGGAATCCAGGTGAACCCTAAGGTGCGGGTGCTGGTTGCGCCGTTCCCTCTCGTCATCGCGGAAGAGGTGTTCACTCACGAGAAGCTGTCTCCGGTGATCGGGATGACCCGCGTCGCGGATGCGCGGCGGGGCATCAACGCTGCCCGGGCGGTGGTGCGCATCGCCGGTGCCGGGCATTCGGGTGCGATCCACAGCTCGGACTCGGCGACGATCATGGAGTTCGGGGCTCGGGTGCCAGTGCTCCGAGTATCGGTGAACGTTGGAAACAGCACCGGCAGTTCGGGTCTCGACACCAATCTCGCACCGTCCATGACGATCGGGACCGGCTTCGTCGGCCGCAGTTCGATCGGAGAGAACCTCGAGCCCAAGCACCTGCTCGACTGGACGAAGGTCGCGTTCAACAGCGACCCAGCCGTTCCGATGGGGTCGTTCGCCGGAGCCGAGCCGTGGGCCGTTCCCGCTGGGCCGGTCCCGTCGTACCCGGTCCCGTCCAACGATCCCGGAGCCGTCGCCTCGCCGTCGCCTCGGGCGCCGTCGCGGCCGGCCACCCGCTCGACCGGCCGTGGTGGTCCGGGTCCCGACCAACTCAGAGCCGAGCTGCGGCGCATCGTCGTCGAAGAGCTCTCTCAACTCATCAAGGGGTGA
- a CDS encoding BMC domain-containing protein, with protein MAELRSFIFIDRLQPQTMSYLGSWIRGALPRADMAAQIIEVAPGLDIEGITDVALKHAEVQAGILVVERQFGYLEFHGETGAVTAAAEAALDALDATTSSAMAPTILASKIISSVEHQHAFLINRNKIGSMVLAGESLFVLEVQPASYAILATNEAEKAADIKVVDFRMIGATGRVYLSGTEADVRQAASAAQDALAGGAR; from the coding sequence GTGGCAGAGCTACGTTCCTTCATTTTCATCGACCGACTCCAACCCCAGACGATGTCCTATCTGGGTAGCTGGATCCGTGGAGCCTTGCCCAGGGCCGATATGGCCGCCCAGATCATCGAGGTGGCACCGGGTCTCGACATCGAGGGCATCACCGACGTCGCCCTCAAGCACGCCGAGGTGCAGGCCGGAATTCTGGTGGTGGAGCGGCAATTCGGCTACCTCGAGTTCCATGGGGAGACCGGAGCCGTTACCGCCGCCGCGGAGGCGGCACTCGACGCACTGGACGCCACGACGAGTTCCGCGATGGCGCCGACGATCCTGGCTTCGAAGATCATCTCCAGCGTCGAGCACCAGCACGCATTCCTGATCAACCGCAACAAGATCGGCTCGATGGTGCTGGCTGGGGAATCGTTGTTCGTCCTCGAGGTCCAGCCCGCGTCGTATGCGATCCTCGCGACCAACGAGGCCGAGAAGGCCGCGGACATCAAGGTCGTGGACTTCCGGATGATCGGTGCCACCGGGCGCGTCTACCTCTCCGGTACCGAGGCGGACGTGCGCCAGGCGGCGTCCGCAGCGCAGGACGCGCTGGCGGGAGGTGCGCGATGA
- a CDS encoding EutN/CcmL family microcompartment protein, translating into MIVATVTGSVWATRRVEGLPHGAFLEVEVEGAGSRLIAFDVLGSGVGEKVLVAQGSVAASWFPGTPPPVDALIIGSVDDAP; encoded by the coding sequence ATGATTGTCGCAACTGTGACCGGCAGCGTGTGGGCCACGCGTCGGGTCGAAGGTCTCCCGCACGGCGCCTTCCTCGAGGTGGAGGTCGAGGGTGCCGGTTCGCGGCTGATCGCCTTCGATGTCCTCGGCTCCGGCGTTGGCGAGAAGGTCCTGGTCGCCCAGGGCTCGGTGGCCGCCTCCTGGTTCCCGGGAACCCCGCCACCGGTGGATGCCCTGATCATCGGCTCCGTCGACGACGCACCGTAG
- a CDS encoding BMC domain-containing protein, which translates to MSSNAIGMIETKGYVAALAAADAMVKAANVTITDRQDVGDGLVAIVVTGEVGAVKAATEAGAETASQVGELVSVHVIPRPHAELGAHFSVSSK; encoded by the coding sequence ATGTCCAGCAACGCCATCGGAATGATCGAGACCAAGGGTTACGTCGCTGCACTCGCTGCCGCAGACGCCATGGTCAAGGCCGCCAATGTGACGATCACCGATCGTCAGGACGTCGGCGACGGCCTGGTCGCGATCGTCGTCACGGGCGAGGTGGGCGCGGTCAAGGCCGCGACCGAGGCCGGTGCCGAGACCGCCTCGCAGGTAGGCGAACTCGTCAGTGTGCATGTCATCCCGCGCCCGCACGCCGAACTCGGTGCCCACTTCTCGGTCTCGTCCAAGTAG
- a CDS encoding microcompartment protein gives MVHDLQRQFAAYMGTPTRARGYPPYEGDHALIVEVSPALAIERVIDLALRSVPTVEPGILYVERQFGVLEIHARTLDDVVRAGEAILEGTGNKASDQLRPKVLYHDIIETITDQHAVILNRNRQASMVMPGESLLVYEMTPALFAAVAANEAERVAPGITLVDVQMIGAAGRLYISGSTEDVTVARDQITKVLAGIEGREHS, from the coding sequence ATGGTTCACGATCTGCAACGCCAGTTCGCGGCATACATGGGCACGCCCACCCGGGCTCGCGGCTATCCGCCGTACGAGGGCGACCACGCACTGATTGTGGAGGTGTCGCCTGCACTGGCGATCGAGCGGGTCATCGACCTGGCTCTGCGGTCGGTGCCCACCGTGGAACCCGGAATTCTGTACGTGGAGCGGCAGTTCGGCGTCCTGGAAATCCACGCGCGGACGCTCGACGACGTCGTTCGCGCCGGTGAGGCGATCCTCGAGGGCACCGGCAACAAGGCGAGCGACCAGCTGCGGCCGAAGGTGCTCTATCACGACATCATCGAGACCATCACCGATCAGCATGCGGTGATTCTCAACCGGAATCGGCAGGCCTCGATGGTGATGCCGGGGGAGTCGTTGCTCGTCTACGAGATGACTCCGGCGCTGTTCGCGGCGGTGGCAGCCAACGAGGCCGAACGGGTTGCGCCGGGCATCACGCTTGTCGATGTGCAGATGATCGGCGCCGCCGGTCGCCTCTACATCAGCGGATCCACCGAGGACGTGACGGTGGCCCGTGACCAGATCACCAAGGTCCTTGCCGGTATCGAGGGACGAGAGCACAGCTGA
- a CDS encoding phosphotransferase, producing the protein MPANGVRSIDDAVAERALAEYTFSAGTRCRMINLSENATYLIEDPATNGGGILRVHREGYHSVAAVESELTWLEALRADGAVDAPAVIPARDGRRVVTVQLEGRTRHVVLFETMGGLEPDENGLTPADFETLGAVTARLHKHSKRWSPPAGFTRFTWDWEHCLGSDPRWGRWEDAGGVGPAEIDLLRPAVALLRERLEGYGQESDRFGLIHADLRLANLLVEPSRVNVIDFDDCGFGWFLYDFGTAVSFMEHDPALGQWQAAWLAGYRSEAELAAEDEAMLPTFVLLRRMLLLAWMGSHAHSRESRTKSASFAVGTCDLAERYLRSGGLSLL; encoded by the coding sequence ATGCCTGCAAACGGAGTCCGCTCGATCGACGATGCAGTCGCCGAGAGAGCGCTCGCCGAGTACACCTTCTCGGCGGGCACCCGCTGCCGGATGATCAACCTCTCGGAGAATGCGACGTACCTCATCGAGGATCCCGCCACCAATGGCGGCGGGATCCTCCGGGTACACCGCGAGGGGTATCACAGTGTGGCGGCCGTCGAATCGGAGCTCACCTGGCTCGAGGCGCTGCGCGCCGACGGCGCAGTCGACGCTCCGGCCGTGATCCCGGCCCGCGACGGCCGCCGAGTGGTGACCGTGCAATTGGAGGGCCGGACGCGCCACGTGGTGCTGTTCGAGACGATGGGAGGTTTGGAGCCGGATGAGAATGGCCTCACCCCAGCGGATTTCGAGACGCTGGGCGCGGTGACGGCGCGTCTGCACAAACATTCCAAGCGATGGTCGCCGCCAGCCGGCTTCACTCGCTTCACATGGGACTGGGAGCACTGTCTGGGCAGCGATCCGCGCTGGGGTCGATGGGAGGACGCTGGTGGGGTCGGTCCGGCCGAGATCGATCTGTTGCGCCCCGCCGTCGCGCTCCTGCGCGAGCGTCTCGAGGGATACGGACAAGAATCGGACCGTTTCGGTCTGATCCACGCCGACCTGCGGTTGGCCAATCTGCTGGTGGAGCCCTCCCGGGTGAACGTCATCGATTTCGATGACTGCGGGTTCGGTTGGTTTCTCTACGATTTCGGCACCGCGGTGTCCTTCATGGAGCACGATCCGGCGCTGGGGCAGTGGCAGGCGGCGTGGCTCGCGGGCTACCGCTCCGAGGCCGAATTGGCGGCCGAGGACGAGGCCATGCTGCCTACGTTCGTGCTGCTGCGGCGGATGCTGCTACTCGCCTGGATGGGTTCTCATGCTCATTCGCGTGAATCACGCACCAAGAGTGCAAGTTTCGCGGTAGGAACCTGCGATCTCGCCGAGCGCTATCTGCGGTCCGGTGGGCTCTCGCTCCTCTAG
- the fabG gene encoding 3-oxoacyl-ACP reductase FabG — translation MFTSIAGRSVIVTGGSKGIGRGIARVFATAGADVLITARDAEALEKTARELSELPGRVTPMQVDVTDPDSCREMVEMAVDRYGGLDVLCANAGIFPSRRLEDLTSQDLDEVLAVNFKGTVFAVQAAVPALEASGRGRIVVTSSITGPMTGYPGWSHYGASKAAQLGFLRTAAMELARRNITVNAVLPGNIRTEGLDGMGEQYLKAMAAAVPQGRLGEVEDIGNAALFFATDEARYVTGQSLVVDGGQVLPESLQALSEI, via the coding sequence ATGTTCACATCAATTGCCGGCCGTTCCGTGATCGTCACCGGTGGCAGCAAGGGGATCGGGCGCGGCATCGCGCGGGTTTTCGCCACAGCCGGTGCCGACGTCCTGATCACCGCCCGCGATGCGGAGGCGCTCGAGAAGACGGCCAGGGAGCTGTCCGAACTACCCGGCCGGGTCACCCCGATGCAGGTCGACGTCACTGATCCGGACTCGTGCCGGGAGATGGTGGAGATGGCCGTCGACCGGTACGGCGGACTGGACGTGCTGTGTGCGAATGCCGGGATCTTCCCGTCCCGCCGGCTCGAGGACCTCACTTCGCAGGATCTCGACGAGGTGCTCGCGGTGAACTTCAAGGGCACGGTGTTCGCCGTGCAGGCCGCGGTGCCCGCGTTGGAGGCCTCCGGTCGGGGGCGGATCGTCGTCACGTCCTCGATTACCGGCCCCATGACCGGATATCCGGGTTGGTCGCACTACGGGGCCAGCAAGGCCGCACAGCTCGGGTTCCTGCGTACCGCCGCGATGGAACTGGCGCGGCGGAACATCACCGTCAATGCGGTCCTGCCCGGCAACATCAGGACCGAGGGCCTGGACGGAATGGGTGAGCAGTATCTGAAGGCGATGGCTGCTGCCGTGCCGCAAGGGCGTCTGGGCGAGGTCGAGGACATCGGCAACGCCGCGCTGTTCTTTGCTACCGACGAGGCGCGTTACGTGACGGGTCAATCCCTCGTGGTCGACGGCGGCCAGGTTCTGCCGGAGAGTCTGCAGGCCCTGAGCGAGATCTGA
- a CDS encoding GntR family transcriptional regulator, producing MGNQTDELRRRIVADISSGELPPGSKLGSERELAEHYGVSRSSLRQVLAALEEAGMVNRSIGRSGGTFISDMKVERNLSGVVGVPAYLASQGYSAGSRILSTRITEPDAQSARALGTKAGDFVVDIRRIRLADGKPISLEQVQFPADRFPGLLEQPLGGSLYELLEEEYGLVPGEADERIEAVNASDDEASMLGIKPRAALLLITRTTRDESGVPFEFSRDLFRGDRTRIAVTAPGSGIRGQARRDGTVVELRA from the coding sequence TTGGGCAATCAGACCGACGAACTGCGGCGTCGAATCGTGGCCGATATCAGCTCGGGAGAGCTACCACCGGGCTCTAAGCTCGGTAGCGAGCGAGAGCTGGCCGAGCACTACGGCGTGAGCCGCTCGAGCCTGCGGCAGGTTCTGGCCGCGCTCGAGGAGGCTGGAATGGTCAACCGATCCATCGGGCGTTCCGGCGGCACGTTCATCAGCGACATGAAAGTGGAGCGCAACCTGTCCGGCGTCGTCGGTGTGCCGGCCTACCTGGCGAGCCAGGGGTATTCGGCGGGCTCCCGGATCCTCTCGACGCGAATCACCGAGCCCGATGCGCAGTCTGCCCGCGCCCTCGGGACGAAGGCCGGGGACTTCGTCGTAGACATCCGTCGAATCCGGCTCGCGGACGGCAAGCCCATCTCGCTCGAACAGGTGCAGTTTCCCGCCGACCGTTTCCCGGGGCTGCTCGAGCAGCCCCTCGGCGGCTCGTTGTACGAGCTGTTGGAGGAGGAGTACGGCCTGGTCCCGGGGGAAGCCGACGAACGTATCGAGGCGGTCAATGCCAGCGATGACGAGGCGTCGATGCTCGGGATCAAACCGAGAGCCGCCCTGCTGCTGATCACTCGGACCACGCGGGACGAGTCCGGCGTGCCGTTCGAATTCTCCCGTGACCTCTTCCGCGGCGATCGCACCCGGATCGCTGTCACCGCGCCGGGCTCGGGTATCCGCGGCCAGGCACGGCGGGACGGTACGGTCGTCGAGCTGCGGGCATAG
- a CDS encoding SPW repeat protein yields the protein MPTTPNMSIEAHPDIAALRDSYDELGEGPALQIAEGLMVLAGLYAAASSWIVGFDGQTSLMMSNLICGLAVALLAAGYATTYGRTHGIAFVAPLLGVWLIVSPWLVSNVTTTAGMIWSNVVTGAVILALGAAGVGMAMTRRNLLR from the coding sequence ATGCCGACAACACCGAACATGTCGATCGAAGCCCATCCCGATATCGCAGCCCTACGTGACAGCTACGACGAGCTCGGCGAGGGGCCTGCCCTCCAGATAGCCGAGGGTCTGATGGTGCTCGCCGGCCTGTACGCGGCCGCGTCGTCCTGGATCGTCGGCTTCGACGGTCAGACGTCACTGATGATGAGCAACCTCATCTGCGGCCTCGCGGTCGCCCTGCTCGCGGCCGGCTACGCCACGACGTACGGACGCACCCACGGGATCGCATTCGTCGCCCCGCTGCTCGGAGTCTGGTTGATCGTCTCGCCCTGGCTGGTTTCGAACGTCACGACGACCGCGGGGATGATCTGGTCCAACGTGGTCACAGGGGCGGTGATCCTGGCTCTGGGCGCGGCGGGAGTGGGGATGGCTATGACCCGGCGAAACCTCCTCCGCTAG
- a CDS encoding SDR family NAD(P)-dependent oxidoreductase, whose amino-acid sequence MTSTRTWWYQVRHALDTRNPLRALRGRRTLAEAVAGRTVLLTGASSGIGRAAAIELGAAGAVVLLVARREQELNEVAETISALGGIAAAYPCDLNDADATSTMLERVLAEHGHVDILVNNAGRSIRRSLDQSYDRFHDFERTMQLNYFAAVRMMLAVLPGMRERGFGQVINVLSVANLFGGPGYGAYVASKAALDELATCFQAETLDENIRFTSVYMPLVRTAMIAPNEKWRDAAALTAEQGGRVICDAVTDRPRRVGPLSGKAVTLVDAITPARADKGRSRRFRSGV is encoded by the coding sequence ATGACCTCGACGAGAACGTGGTGGTACCAAGTCAGACACGCGTTGGACACCCGCAACCCGCTGCGGGCACTGCGCGGTCGCCGCACTCTCGCCGAGGCGGTAGCCGGCCGGACCGTTCTGCTCACCGGCGCATCGTCGGGGATCGGCCGGGCCGCCGCGATCGAGCTGGGTGCGGCGGGCGCCGTGGTCCTGCTCGTGGCGCGCCGCGAGCAGGAGCTGAACGAGGTGGCCGAGACGATCTCCGCACTCGGCGGAATCGCCGCGGCCTATCCGTGTGACTTGAACGATGCCGACGCGACCTCGACGATGCTCGAGCGGGTTCTCGCCGAACACGGGCACGTCGACATCCTCGTCAACAATGCGGGCCGATCGATCCGACGATCGCTCGACCAGTCCTACGATCGGTTTCACGACTTCGAACGGACGATGCAGCTCAACTACTTTGCCGCAGTACGGATGATGCTCGCGGTGCTACCCGGGATGCGCGAGCGCGGGTTCGGACAGGTGATCAACGTGCTCTCGGTCGCGAACCTCTTCGGCGGTCCGGGGTACGGAGCGTACGTGGCGTCCAAGGCTGCGCTCGACGAGCTCGCCACCTGCTTCCAGGCCGAAACCCTGGACGAGAACATCCGATTCACCTCGGTGTACATGCCTTTGGTACGAACGGCCATGATCGCGCCCAATGAGAAGTGGCGCGATGCCGCGGCGCTCACGGCCGAGCAGGGGGGCCGGGTGATCTGCGACGCCGTAACAGATCGTCCACGCCGGGTCGGTCCGCTGTCCGGCAAGGCCGTCACTCTGGTCGACGCCATCACTCCGGCGCGAGCCGACAAGGGCCGGAGCCGGCGATTCCGGTCGGGAGTCTGA
- a CDS encoding Hsp20/alpha crystallin family protein: MLRLDPFTDIDLIAKSLLAPGTGSARSPRFMPIDLYRVEDHYLLHADLPGVDPGSVDVRVDGSTLTLTAHRSAPPEDGVTWLAGERFTGTYKRQVSISDDIDSERIAASHENGVLTVSLPIAEKAKPRRIEITSGPPGSAGTASGQVQIEA, encoded by the coding sequence GTGCTTCGCTTGGATCCCTTCACTGACATCGACCTGATCGCCAAGTCTCTGCTTGCCCCAGGGACCGGCAGTGCCCGGAGTCCACGGTTCATGCCGATCGACCTCTACAGGGTCGAAGATCACTACCTCCTGCACGCCGATCTCCCCGGCGTCGATCCAGGATCGGTGGATGTCCGTGTCGACGGTTCGACCTTGACGTTGACTGCGCACCGCAGCGCACCGCCGGAAGACGGTGTGACGTGGCTGGCCGGTGAACGATTCACCGGCACCTACAAGCGTCAGGTGTCCATCAGCGACGACATCGACAGTGAGCGCATTGCCGCGTCCCACGAGAATGGTGTCCTGACGGTGAGTTTGCCGATCGCGGAGAAGGCGAAGCCGCGTCGCATCGAGATCACGTCCGGTCCACCGGGTAGTGCCGGCACGGCCTCCGGGCAAGTTCAGATCGAAGCATGA
- a CDS encoding cold-shock protein, whose protein sequence is MAEGTVKWFNSEKGFGFIAPSDGTADVFAHYSEIQSGGFRNLEENQHVRFDIGQGAKGPQATGITVI, encoded by the coding sequence ATGGCAGAGGGCACCGTGAAGTGGTTCAACTCCGAGAAGGGGTTCGGCTTCATCGCACCGTCGGACGGCACCGCTGACGTCTTCGCGCACTACTCGGAGATTCAGAGCGGCGGGTTCCGCAACCTCGAAGAGAACCAGCACGTGCGGTTCGATATCGGCCAGGGCGCCAAGGGCCCCCAGGCGACCGGTATCACCGTCATCTGA
- a CDS encoding MerR family transcriptional regulator, producing MGRAAELLGVTQAFLRSLDTAKLVTPVRSEGGHRRYSRYQLRIAARARELIDQGTALDAACRIIILEDQLTEAQRINAELRQAQEQASEAIDRESTAD from the coding sequence ATGGGACGTGCCGCCGAACTCCTCGGTGTCACCCAAGCTTTTCTCCGTAGCCTCGACACCGCGAAACTGGTCACCCCGGTGCGATCCGAGGGCGGCCACCGCCGCTACTCCCGGTACCAGCTCCGCATCGCCGCCCGTGCCCGCGAACTGATCGACCAGGGCACCGCACTCGATGCCGCCTGCCGCATCATCATCCTCGAAGACCAGCTCACCGAAGCCCAGCGCATCAACGCCGAACTCCGCCAGGCGCAGGAGCAAGCGAGCGAAGCGATCGATCGTGAAAGCACCGCCGACTGA